One genomic window of Lytechinus variegatus isolate NC3 chromosome 1, Lvar_3.0, whole genome shotgun sequence includes the following:
- the LOC121420122 gene encoding leucine-rich repeat-containing protein 4-like, protein MMKGLGLVLMINLMKVCLNNGFQSNHGNTPHAQTCVSDCETNIQNARLSCEGQMLQCVPDPCCQTETRHLNMANNHLTHLKILAFQSFPRLRILDLRQNALANIAPGAFSNLNQLQLLDVRANKLRHLYGGMFNGLSSIQKLYLANNEIESIAPGTFAGMTHLISLKLNYNKVTTLYANMFFPLQRLQRLYIYGNRISAVNEEAFRGLVNLVTLSLAENPFVTLPNILPYIPHITHIRLEHVRLTCDCRLEFLRMWLRDNLYEAYESYALCHGPEHVQGTPMYHIQEPLPCPTRDRNLPISREDNDPSHVADPDEAASHTSVQLEIHSESASEYSEFFASFSELSHGSVSKTSVTSTEGGISESVHGSGTVRADSGASSTVSKTHIPIEPLTPRGTLSPVVTTESHIVASETRSADGFTHFTPPTMTESSHKNTSRGNVPDSPIVNETDNSSRVNGSFNELPRPTHRAGSRNHPDRNNGHQHGHRDDYVTTTVSYETTDPYRSTPTPAEIPRGPPQSWGLKGSSVTIRCPVHIHNMNDSKIKWLTPHGKLIMSNVSRYGITKRGSLIINNLQAYDHGTYRCIVRKALNSVKMLPARLTLACPCQEEAPKKPSFEPSVNSSKENHFGQDADPHHEHSHPPYDTRCSPVPMVVAIVTTFQATVALCVITFCLCCSKNLNYSLKDRTCTGVPEPIAVVRTRGKFNTRSRDFVQSGEPTSSSVLSSGGSDFYEALTDHGFSPRQASSVRSYDAYYESHPGSEYVNYRKPKNYMYMVGYMDTGSGRRAVGYRSSTESQCASIKEITNENIYVSKD, encoded by the coding sequence ATGATGAAGGGCCTGGGATTAGTGTTGATGATTAACCTGATGAAGGTTTGCCTGAACAATGGATTCCagagtaatcatggtaatacacCACACGCACAAACGTGTGTGTCTGATTGTGAGACAAACATCCAGAACGCCAGACTGTCATGTGAGGGTCAGATGCTGCAGTGCGTACCCGACCCATGCTGCCAAACAGAAACGAGGCACCTTAACATGGCCAACAACCATCTAACCCATCTCAAGATTCTCGCCTTCCAGAGCTTCCCAAGACTCCGAATCCTGGATCTGCGACAGAACGCCTTGGCTAACATAGCACCGGGTGCTTTCAGCAACCTGAACCAACTGCAATTGCTTGACGTACGTGCGAACAAACTGCGTCACCTCTATGGTGGTATGTTCAACGGTCTCTCCTCCATCCAGAAGTTGTACCTCGCCAACAACGAGATCGAGTCCATAGCCCCTGGAACTTTTGCAGGCATGACACATCTCATCAGCCTGAAATTGAACTACAACAAAGTGACAACTCTGTACGCCAATATGTTTTTCCCGCTGCAGAGATTACAGCGTTTGTACATCTACGGGAATCGGATATCGGCCGTCAACGAAGAAGCCTTCCGCGGTTTGGTAAATCTAGTGACACTGTCTCTCGCGGAAAATCCTTTCGTGACCCTTCCAAATATCTTACCATACATACCACATATCACTCATATTCGGCTAGAACATGTTCGTCTCACCTGTGATTGTCGACTAGAGTTCCTTCGGATGTGGCTCAGAGACAACCTTTATGAGGCCTATGAGAGTTATGCCTTATGTCATGGACCAGAACATGTCCAAGGTACCCCAATGTATCATATCCAAGAGCCTCTGCCATGTCCTACCAGAGACCGAAACCTTCCCATCAGTCGGGAAGATAATGACCCATCCCATGTAGCCGATCCCGATGAAGCGGCAAGTCACACTTCTGTTCAACTTGAAATACATTCGGAATCAGCATCTGAATATAGTGAATTTTTCGCTTCGTTTTCGGAACTGTCACACGGATCCGTTTCTAAGACAAGTGTGACGTCAACTGAAGGAGGCATAAGCGAGAGCGTACACGGGAGTGGTACAGTGAGAGCTGATTCAGGTGCTTCCTCCACAGTATCCAAAACACATATCCCTATTGAACCATTAACGCCTAGAGGAACACTATCGCCAGTTGTTACAACTGAATCACATATCGTAGCAAGTGAAACAAGGAGTGCAGATGGGTTTACGCATTTCACACCACCAACAATGACCGAGTCCTCTCACAAAAACACATCCAGAGGTAATGTTCCAGATAGTCCGATCGTAAATGAAACTGATAACAGTTCAAGGGTTAATGGAAGTTTCAACGAACTTCCACGTCCTACACATCGGGCGGGCAGTAGGAATCATCCAGATAGGAATAACGGACATCAACATGGTCATCGAGATGATTATGTTACTACAACGGTTTCGTATGAGACCACAGATCCGTACAGATCCACCCCGACACCAGCGGAAATACCTCGAGGACCTCCTCAGTCATGGGGTCTGAAAGGATCCTCTGTGACAATTCGCTGTCCAGTCCATATCCATAACATGAATGACTCCAAGATTAAGTGGCTTACGCCTCATGGCAAGCTGATTATGTCGAATGTATCTCGCTATGGTATCACAAAGAGAGGGTCGTTGATTATCAATAATCTGCAGGCGTATGACCACGGGACCTACCGATGCATCGTCCGCAAGGCGCTTAACAGTGTAAAAATGTTACCGGCCAGGTTGACTCTTGCATGCCCGTGTCAGGAAGAGGCACCGAAGAAACCGTCATTTGAACCCAGTGTCAATTCCTCCAAAGAGAATCACTTTGGACAAGATGCGGATCCTCATCATGAACACTCCCACCCTCCATATGATACCAGATGCAGCCCTGTACCAATGGTAGTTGCAATTGTGACAACCTTCCAAGCCACTGTAGCCCTTTGCGTAATCACATTCTGCCTCTGCTGCTCCAAGAATCTCAACTATTCCCTGAAAGACCGGACCTGTACCGGCGTCCCCGAACCCATTGCGGTAGTTCGCACTCGCGGAAAGTTTAACACAAGATCGCGCGATTTCGTACAGTCCGGCGAACCCACCTCGTCATCTGTTCTGAGTTCGGGTGGATCCGACTTCTACGAAGCACTCACCGATCACGGGTTTTCCCCAAGGCAAGCGTCTTCAGTACGATCTTACGATGCGTATTACGAGTCGCATCCTGGATCGGAGTACGTGAACTATCGAAAGCccaagaactacatgtacatggtggGGTATATGGACACCGGGTCTGGTCGCAGAGCCGTAGGGTACAGGTCCTCCACGGAATCTCAGTGTGCCTCAATCAAGGAAATAACCAATGAGAATATATATGTCAGCAAAGATTGA